CTCCAAATCAGGCAATGGAAGTCGACACTTCACCAGCACTGAAACCTCCGGAAACTTCGATTTCAAATGTACATATTGTGGATCTAGATGAAGTTACGGATAGCACAACCAACAGTCAAACAGCAGATAAATCTGAAGCTTTAGCTGAAATACAAAAAGAGCCGGTAAAAAAGGTTTGCAGACTCTCGAATACGCTAGATATACTCTCAGATGAAGAAGATGAATTAGCCAATACAAAAAATACACCTGAAGTAGTAATAAATGAGAAACCTGTAGAAAAACATTGTATTAATatagaagatgatgatgatataatgGTTATAGAAGATACCAAAGAACCAAACAGGGAAATGTTGACAAACAAATCTGACACAACAGCTGATGGAACAAAAGAAATAACTGTAGAAGTTACCGTTGAAAACGGAGAGCAGAAATCAAATTTTATGGAGTCAATTGAGTTGTCGTGCAACAAAGTCACAAAAGGCGATGGTCAGTAATCAAATCTATTTATTAACCTAATTTTAATATCGAGCATAGGCATAACAATAATGCAACCACTGCAATGctattaaaatgtattgttaCAATAACGTGTATTGTACCACTAAAACTTGCATTTCTATTTTGTTTCCAGATTCCGAACATTCCAAACCAGACGAAACCCTCAAAGTTAAAAGTCCCGAAAAGCTATTCAAAGGTCCCGATGAAACAAAACTAGAAAAAATCACAGATAAACCTTTAGTACCCACAGATTTCCTAAAAACATCCAAGAAAACTTTGGCCAGCATGACTAGAGAGGAGCTCGaggaattttgtattttaaaaatagtggAAAGTGTCGTTGATAGAATTAATCTCGCAGACACGCAATCGAATCTGAAAACATTAGCACAAAGTCTGGATGACTATGAGAAGAAGACTAAAATGCTTGCAAAGCAAAACAGAGATCTCCAGGTCGTCCTAAAGTCTATCCAAGAAGAACAAAAGAAGACCTTCAGTAACTCAAAACCAATAACTCCATTGAAAATTACAAGATCCGTGGGAATGCAAGTGTTGATGACAGATAAATCATCGCTCATGTTGCGAAAAAAAGTACCGCAAGCACCCAGCGCAGTTCCACCATTGAGCATAATAAAAACAAGGAATCAGAATAATCAAAGTCCTCAAAGGAGTCAAGCTTCATCAAAAGCTCCAACGAATAACGAAAATATTCCAGTTCCAAGGTTGATACCGGCGAGCAACAATACAGCGAAGAACAATCCTAAACCAACTAGTCCCCCGAGTTCCAGTAAAGCCTCCGTTAGTCCTATGAACGGCTTACGCAGCAATACCGCCCAGAAAATCCCCGAAAAACGAACACTATCTAAAGATACGTCCGTAACGGTAGACCTGACTGATGACGAGCCACCCAATAAGGTTGTCGCTCGTAATCCACAACCGCCTGTACGCCTTGTTTCACCGCAAACTCTCATGGGCCCGCAAAGATCACATTTTGGTCAGGGGATAGCCAATAGCCATCGGAAAGTGTTCATTCCCATTAGTGGTCCTGGTCCGAACGGTCAAGCGAGGAGTACTCAAGCTGTTCTGATTAAACCACACCCGCCCGGTCAGTATACCctcaaaacatttaaaattattaatgaatcaatgtattttaaaatataaattaatttttttattgttccttTAGGTATGCAAAGACCTAGAACCGCGGCACCTAATATCGGCAGGGctcaaaatcaaattaaaacgaACAAACCTAATCAGGTGCACAGGCACCCGGCACCCATGCCCGAGATTATGAAGCAGTACCATCCACCTAACTGGAAAGCGCTCCCGCCCGCACCCGATTTGAAACTTTCCAAAGTAGAAAACGGTATAGTGATATCCTGGAAAATCAATGGATACCAGGAAGATAGTTACGAAGAAATAGCCAGCTATCAACTGTACGCTTACCAAGAGACGTCGGCGCCGCCTAGCACCGCCTTGTGGAAAAAAATTGGCGACGTGAAGGCTCTGCCTCTGCCCATGGCGTGCACTCTTACGCAGTTCACGGCAGGCTACAGCTATTATTTCGCGGTTAGGGCAGTAGACGTAAAATCCCGCCTCGGACCCTTCAGCGAACCTGGAAGCATATTACTACCCAACAAAATTTAAAGACTGACTTAACGTGCTATGCTCAAtggcataaataataataatggtgaaACTCGAACCAATGTGATTCTTTCTCTTTTAAGTTGCtatttattgtatattgtatgttaaataattttgtgCTGTTGTAAATTGTGAGTTgtaggtattattattagtataggtaaaatttataattcttaTCTCTTATTAATGCACCGATATGTGTAGGAGGTTATAAAAATTGCGTGCGTGTTTCAATTCTGTAAAGGCTTCCAAAATCGCGAATCTAACGATACGTTTTTAGAATATCTCTCGATCTGTGGTGTATTTGATATGAAGAATAAAATTCTGACACTTAAATGCGTCCAGTGTATGTGGCAGTGAAATAAGAATCCCTAATATTGCATTGCAAATTcacgaagaaaaaaagaattaaacatGAAAAACATTCTACATTTTTGACGTTTAGAAAATACTGTGTTGCAGCCGTTGCAGGTAAGGGTTAAGCATGTGTAACTAGATAATGTTTAACGattctttataattaaaattcaaatcctGTTATCGCGCGTACCATGTGGaaactgtaaaataaatttacccAAAACATTCAAGTGTTATTACGATATtgaaaacattttcaaaaacaaattttgttttattttccatgATTCAGCATAATAagcattattacattattacatcGTTAAATTAGAAATAACAGCAATAAATACTGTCGAATAGTgtactttt
The sequence above is drawn from the Bombyx mori chromosome 11, ASM3026992v2 genome and encodes:
- the LOC101743751 gene encoding probable serine/threonine-protein kinase kinX — encoded protein: MQLVVECQSTPDIKADMSALEDILDTKLSSNTFIEDLKTNKSHQGNKENIFEDNCAVVNGKASIPDTIEASANTNCIVPHDELENSDLDEKLTENDTEVSKGNHTNDLLLESDQAQEIEQKNDKDSAETHKCNSDGIILLNKNPEIKVSSEFSIGPKVSAEEDIKISQNAPDPVERIDDKDECQQQENPEKVHKGSNIELNNSVSDHIQSINEYSEIAVPIKKDEVLTMEVVDHDSTNIVINSADTVVIVQDDVKDKSESTAQNTTDSCDGIDNKEDNSKKTPDKVCSDSDNENTIEKREKMEEEENITLEVIDVDKDEKNAIDTVDLQNELCKETQSSNAVFCSETEIQPVEIPIVSQNANSFSSPNQAMEVDTSPALKPPETSISNVHIVDLDEVTDSTTNSQTADKSEALAEIQKEPVKKVCRLSNTLDILSDEEDELANTKNTPEVVINEKPVEKHCINIEDDDDIMVIEDTKEPNREMLTNKSDTTADGTKEITVEVTVENGEQKSNFMESIELSCNKVTKGDDSEHSKPDETLKVKSPEKLFKGPDETKLEKITDKPLVPTDFLKTSKKTLASMTREELEEFCILKIVESVVDRINLADTQSNLKTLAQSLDDYEKKTKMLAKQNRDLQVVLKSIQEEQKKTFSNSKPITPLKITRSVGMQVLMTDKSSLMLRKKVPQAPSAVPPLSIIKTRNQNNQSPQRSQASSKAPTNNENIPVPRLIPASNNTAKNNPKPTSPPSSSKASVSPMNGLRSNTAQKIPEKRTLSKDTSVTVDLTDDEPPNKVVARNPQPPVRLVSPQTLMGPQRSHFGQGIANSHRKVFIPISGPGPNGQARSTQAVLIKPHPPGMQRPRTAAPNIGRAQNQIKTNKPNQVHRHPAPMPEIMKQYHPPNWKALPPAPDLKLSKVENGIVISWKINGYQEDSYEEIASYQLYAYQETSAPPSTALWKKIGDVKALPLPMACTLTQFTAGYSYYFAVRAVDVKSRLGPFSEPGSILLPNKI